The Paenibacillus sp. RUD330 genome has a segment encoding these proteins:
- the panC gene encoding pantoate--beta-alanine ligase → MSATAVKTGPLVLRTISSLREELSARRAALPQLQTGLVPTMGYLHDGHGSLIRRSAAENGLTVLSIFVNPLQFGPNEDLDRYPRDEERDLLLARQQGADIVFMPSVEEMYPRKPLTRVLVSEVTEALCGASRPGHFDGVGTVVSKLLHLVKPQKAYFGLKDAQQVAVVQQMVDDLNIDVEIVPCPTVREQDGLALSSRNVYLTPEQREQALVLSRTLRAAAIWAEEPGMTAGGLEARVRSAIAEAPLAAIDYAELRSYPSLEALLPGRKLSDFGQPMLLALAVKFGSTRLIDNAILH, encoded by the coding sequence ATGAGCGCAACGGCTGTGAAAACAGGTCCTCTCGTGCTGAGGACCATTTCTTCCCTCCGGGAGGAGCTGTCCGCCCGAAGGGCGGCCTTGCCGCAGCTCCAGACCGGCCTTGTGCCGACGATGGGCTATCTCCATGACGGACACGGCAGCCTGATCCGCCGCTCCGCGGCGGAAAACGGCCTGACCGTCCTGAGCATCTTCGTCAATCCGCTGCAGTTCGGACCGAACGAGGATCTCGACCGCTATCCGCGCGACGAGGAACGCGATCTGCTCCTCGCGCGCCAGCAAGGCGCCGATATCGTCTTCATGCCGAGCGTAGAGGAGATGTATCCGCGCAAGCCGCTGACGAGAGTGCTGGTCTCCGAGGTGACCGAAGCTCTTTGCGGCGCTTCCCGTCCCGGCCATTTCGACGGGGTCGGCACGGTCGTAAGCAAGCTGCTCCATCTGGTGAAACCTCAGAAAGCCTACTTCGGGTTGAAGGACGCCCAGCAGGTGGCGGTCGTGCAGCAGATGGTCGACGATCTCAACATCGACGTCGAGATCGTGCCCTGCCCGACGGTCAGGGAGCAGGACGGATTGGCGCTGAGCTCGCGCAATGTCTATCTGACGCCGGAGCAGCGCGAACAGGCGCTCGTCCTTTCCCGGACGCTGCGCGCCGCTGCCATCTGGGCCGAGGAGCCCGGCATGACGGCCGGCGGTCTGGAAGCGCGGGTGAGGTCGGCTATCGCCGAAGCGCCGCTTGCCGCCATTGACTATGCGGAGCTGAGAAGCTATCCTTCATTGGAGGCGCTGCTTCCCGGCCGCAAGCTGAGCGACTTCGGACAGCCGATGCTGCTCGCGCTTGCGGTGAAGTTCGGCTCGACGAGACTGATCGACAACGCTATACTCCACTGA
- the panD gene encoding aspartate 1-decarboxylase — translation MFRTMMKSKLHRATVTEANLNYVGSITIDEALMEKADLWANEKVQIVNNNNGARLETYIIPGPRHSGVICLNGAAARLVQPGDKVIIISYAAMSEEEARAYKPKVVILDDHNQPVQVMDEEVHAVII, via the coding sequence ATGTTCCGGACAATGATGAAATCCAAGCTGCACCGCGCGACGGTGACGGAAGCGAACCTGAACTATGTAGGAAGCATCACTATAGATGAAGCTCTGATGGAAAAGGCGGATCTCTGGGCGAACGAGAAAGTCCAGATCGTCAACAACAACAACGGGGCCAGGCTGGAGACGTATATCATTCCAGGTCCGCGGCATTCGGGCGTCATCTGCCTCAACGGAGCGGCGGCCCGCCTCGTGCAGCCGGGCGACAAGGTCATCATCATTTCCTATGCGGCCATGTCCGAAGAGGAAGCCCGCGCCTACAAGCCGAAGGTAGTCATTCTGGACGACCACAACCAGCCGGTCCAGGTTATGGATGAAGAAGTTCACGCCGTCATCATTTAA
- the panB gene encoding 3-methyl-2-oxobutanoate hydroxymethyltransferase, with protein sequence MKQALTITKLQKMKAEGEPITMVTAYDYPSARLAEEAGIDTILVGDSLGNVVLGYDTTVPVTLDDMIYHARSVARGAQNTFRIVDMPFMTARISREETLRGAGRLMQEGHAHSVKIEGGEEIAEHVAACVQAGIPVIGHIGLTPQSVHQLGGYKIQGKLEAEAARLEADALALQQAGAYAVVLELVTEPIATAISGKLTIPTIGIGAGPGCDGQVLVYHDLIQYASPYRAKKFVKTYADVGSTIREALGQYVSEVKGRSFPAAEHTFGAAAAAPVGALYGGERK encoded by the coding sequence ATGAAACAAGCGCTAACGATTACGAAACTGCAAAAAATGAAGGCAGAGGGAGAGCCGATCACGATGGTGACGGCATACGATTACCCGTCGGCCAGACTGGCAGAAGAAGCGGGAATCGACACCATTCTCGTCGGCGATTCGCTCGGAAATGTCGTGCTCGGGTATGACACGACCGTACCGGTGACGCTGGACGATATGATATATCACGCGCGGTCGGTCGCGCGCGGAGCGCAGAACACGTTCCGCATCGTCGACATGCCGTTCATGACGGCGCGCATCAGCCGGGAGGAGACTCTCCGGGGGGCGGGCCGGCTCATGCAGGAAGGCCATGCCCATTCCGTCAAGATCGAGGGCGGCGAGGAGATCGCCGAGCATGTCGCCGCTTGCGTGCAGGCCGGCATTCCCGTCATCGGGCATATCGGCCTGACGCCCCAGTCCGTGCACCAGCTGGGCGGATACAAGATCCAAGGCAAGCTGGAGGCCGAGGCGGCCCGCCTCGAAGCCGACGCGCTCGCCCTGCAGCAGGCAGGCGCTTATGCGGTCGTCCTTGAGCTCGTCACGGAACCGATCGCGACGGCCATCTCCGGCAAGCTCACGATTCCGACGATCGGAATCGGAGCCGGTCCCGGCTGCGACGGGCAAGTGCTCGTCTACCACGACCTGATCCAGTACGCATCTCCATACCGCGCGAAGAAATTCGTGAAAACCTACGCCGATGTCGGATCGACAATCCGCGAGGCGCTCGGCCAGTATGTCAGCGAAGTCAAGGGCCGCAGCTTCCCTGCGGCCGAGCACACTTTCGGAGCCGCCGCGGCCGCGCCGGTCGGCGCTCTGTACGGAGGCGAGCGGAAATGA